The genome window GTGAGAGAGGACGGTCTACACACTGTCCTGGGGGATTCCACCCCGTTTCTGTGGACTAGCCTGTAGTCAGGGCCCTTGTTGCTAAAGTGAGCCTCTCCCTGGCAGGTTGTCAGAGACCACGGTGGTCTACCCAGCTGACGTGGTTCTGTTCGAGGGCATCTTGGTATTCTACACTCAGGAGATCCGGGACATGTTCCACCTGCGCCTCTTTGTAGACACAGACTCTGATGTTAGGCTGTCTCGAAGAGGTAAGGGCCTCCAGGTCCCTGACTGCGCTTGGGTGCCCCAGGGGTCCCAGGGAGGGCTTACGGTGGCGCCTTGCTCCTGTTGCTGCAGTTCTCCGGGATGTGCACCGAGGGAGGGACCTGGAGCAGATCCTGACCCAGTACACCACCTTCGTGAAGCCAGCCTTTGAGGAGTTCTGCCTGCCGGTATTGCTTCCATCCGTTCACAAATGAAAATGGGTCTCAGCTCTGCCCACCTCTCCCTGTCTGCACCGTTTGCCTATTTGCCTCGGGCTAGACCCTGGCTGTTCCCCTCAAAGCCTGGCCTGTGCCTTGCTCACTCCCCTTGGAGCCGCTCTGTGAGGACCTTTGACTGTTCACTGCCTGAAGTAGCTGTGGGGTGCTTTAACTGTCCTTTGGGCTGCTGTGGACCAGATGCTAAGATCCCTGATGACTCATCTTGTATTTCTGGAGTTAGAGGTGAATTTGTGGCTTTATCCGATTCAGAGAGGGAGTAAGGTGGTGGGGAGCTGAGGGTTGTAGCGCTGGCTGGCCCTGATCTCATGGCAGGCTTCTACGTTTAGtttcctgagtgccgggattttaagtgtgagccatcatgctCAGTGTCAAATTGAAGTGTTTTAAAGAGAAGCTTATTAATAGTGTTttgcctctttaaaaaaatgtatttgtgtgtgtgtatgtgtgtgtggtgcatgtgtatgttcatgGAAGCCCGGAGAGAGAGtgggatccctggaactggagtcacaggcggttgtgagctagccgcctgatgtgggtgctgggaacggaactgagtcctctgtaagagcgcaattgctcttaactgctgagcatctcttcGGCCCCCAGTATTTTATCACTTGAAGGTGAGAataaaggccaggcatggttgtgcatgcttttaatcccagagctcagaggcaggagatctctatgtgttcaaggccagcttggtgtacATAGTAcattccaggccagacagagaTAAATGGAGAGACAGTCCCACCACATGCCTCAGAAATGGAGAGACTGCCCCCAGCCCCAAAAGTAAAGAAAGCAGAACTATCAAGAACAGGATAAATAAGTTCCATTTGCTGCTACCAAAAGAGccccttctgggtgctgggattacggtGTACTACCACCCCTGGCTAAAAGAGCTTCTTCTTGAATACTCATGCTCTCTGAAGTTCCTGGAAAGTGGGAATATGTGAAGTGCAGACTCTTGCAGTCTCGACTCATGGGCTTTTGCTGAGTAAGTGCTGAGCAGGCAGCGAAACCCTGAGGCCTGCATCTGACCGCCTCCTGAGCAGCCCATCACCTCCCTTCCCTGTCCATGTGCTGCTGACCTCCCCAGGGTTTCCTCCCCTCATGCCAGCCAGCCCCTCTTGAGTTTCCCAGCCtgctggggaaggggagtgggTTTCAGCCCctcttcacctcaccaactctggtACTGCCAGAGTGGCTCCCAGCCAAGGTCTGCTCTTCCCTTTCATGGCAAGGGTCTCTGCTGCCTTCTGAAACCTATCTGCTGCAGGGGACAGGCCTCCTTGACCCAAACACACAGGTTGGCAGTATCAACCTGGGTCAAGAGTGTACCTCACCCTCTGGGCTTTGCCTGGTTCAGCTGTGTCCCCTCAGCCACAtctctccctctgctttcctCAGTGGTGTCTGCTGGAGTGTCTCTGGCATTAGAACAAATCAGTAGTGAGAGAATGCAGGGGCCAGGGGCCATGCATGTCTCCATACCGTGCAGGGCCGCCTAAGAGGCCTGCGCATGGCACATCTCTTGTCTGTCACACTCACTCTTATAGGTAGGATATTTGCAGACTTCAGTCCCAATTTCAGAGGCCAAGAGCTGTGGGAGGCGTCACACCTACCTAGGCCAGCAAGTAAGCTGAGACTAGGCAAACAGTGGGGGCGCTGATGTGCAAGTTCACTCCAGCTTAATCTTCGGCCTCACTGTTCAGACCCCATCTCGCACTTGTATAAGGCTGTCTCCAACCTGCCGGTGCTACCAACACCCAGGCTTTCATGAGTACCTTAAAGTCACCCTGGAGGAAACAGCCTCAGGAGACCCCTCTGTGTCTTTCAGACCAAGAAGTATGCTGATGTGATCATCCCTCGAGGGGTTGACAACATGGGTAAGCAACCCCCAGCCCTATGCCCAAGCAGACTGCCGCCCGCCACTTGCCTTGGCTACGAAGGCTTCCCAAGTATGTGCATGGGGCCTGTCAGCGTTCATCTGGGACATGGGGTCTGTACTTTCCGAACACCCAGAGCTGCTGGGCAGGGCCTGTCAGTGTTCATCTGGGACATGGGGTCTGTACTTCCGAACACCCAGAGCTGCTGGGCAGGGCCTGTCTGGCCACCGGGATGTGTTTTTGTCAGGCTCAGTCAACAGCAGAAGCCAGGAGGTCTGCTGTACCTGTCCAGTTGTGTGCCTTCTGTCCActgaggcagcaggcagcaggcagtgggGACCgctgggaggcaggaaggcacagTGGCTTTCCTGCATGCTGAGTGTTTTGCTGAGtacaggagtgagggcaggcCGCAAGGGCTCCAGGAGTGAATGTGATGAGCACTTCCCATGTCTCATTGCAGTCGCCATCAACCTGATCGTCCAGCACATCCAGGACATTCTCAACGGTGACCTGTGCAAGCGGCACCGAGGAGGGCCCAATGGGCGCAACTACAAGAGGACCTTCCCCGAGCCAGGAGATCACCCTGGGGTGCTGGCCACTGGCAAGCGCTCACACTTGGAGTCCAGCAGCAGGCCCCACTGAGACCGGCATATGTAGGTTCCCCACAGACCCATGGTTAAGGGTCTGAGCCTGGGGACAACCACTTGCCCTTAAAAGCACAGTCAGGGGTTCCTCTCAGCGTGATCTAGGGTGGCAGCATTTAGGACCAAGGCCTTCCTTGCTTGGGAGGGCAGATTCATGCTGACAGAGCATTCCGgtgtcctctgcttcctctcaTTGGAGGAGGCCAACAGGTATCTGGGTCGCTGAGAAATGTCCCAAACTGCAAAGAAAGCCCATGGTGCCAGCTTCCAGAGGGATGCAGGTCATACATTATGGGGCAACTGAGGAAATAGCCCCGGTACTGGCTGGCCTTGCTGGCCTGGCGTTGATAGTGAACCACAGTGATGTGCTTCTCAGTATGCTGTGGTTCATGTACATGTTGCGGAAGTCAAGTTTGAAGATACGTTATATATCCTTATTTGTTTTGTGGCAGGCTGTTTGTGACCAATGAACCTAGTTTAACACCTCCAAGTGGTCTATCCTCCAGTctaaggagcctgaggcaggaaggaacCCTAAGTCTGTCTACTCACGTGACCCTAAGCAGCATCACACTTGATGCAAGGAACTCCTGGGTATCCTGGGGCCTGGATTGTGGGATAAATGGAAGCAGGCCATCAGGTTTCCTATGGCTAAAAGTGTCCTCGCAATTCTGCAGGGAGCCCAAGCCCCAGGGGCTGTCTGTACAAGCCACTTGGGTATAGTTCATGGTGAGCATGCCAGGGCAGGTAGGGGAGCACTAAGTGCAGAGCAGGTCACATGACCGTGGTTGCCTAAAGCCAGCCAGTCTCCTGCACACCCAACCTGAGCTCATGGCTTCACAAACGGTCCATTCTATGATGTCAAGTTTGTCTCCCCTCCCACGGGATGGCCCTTTTGGAAGTGTCCTTTGCTGTTGTCACAGGCTTTGGCACAGACACTTCTAATGTGTTCTTGTTAAATACAACCGTGGTCCCACTCATGACAGTGCTGTGCTGGTTTTGTTGAACTGAAACCCCTCTTTGGAGGAAGGATcaataaataacactaaaaaaCGATTATcaatttgttcctttttatttacatTAGGAAAGGCAAATTCAAGGCAAGGAAGTGTATGGATGACATCTTGGCTGGAAGACAAGTGAAGACGTTTGGTGAAATTTCCCAGAAGgggtttttaaaatacagatcaTGAGGAGTCTTGGTGTTAATGCACTGTCAGATTTCCAAGTAGGCTTTACACAGGTCAGCTGTGCCTGCAGTAGGTTGTTTGGGGTGACTGCAGGTCTTGTGAAAGGCAGGGCCAAGACCCCATTGGTGCCCCACAGCTGGTGGCACGCTCAGGCTCATCACAGGAGTCCTGTCCACTCCTTCCCTGGCCGGGTGCTCCTGCCTGCCTTGGTGGTTCCTACGCTGGCAGCTCAAACACTGGCTGGTCAGAGGTGGGCCTCATGGGTGATGCTGTGGGCATGGTCTTCACTGTGTGAAGAGGACTAAATCACTCAAATGAGAAACCAGTGGCTCTTCAGGAGAAATCGTAATTAATCCCTGGAGTCCTTCCTGGACCCAGCCAGTCCCTGACTGCTGAGGCCTCTGCTGGTGGGAGACAAACACATTCTTTAGATCCTGTTCTGCATGCTTGTCTTCCGCGCTCTTGTTAGCTAGTAATTCCGGATCAGAATGTCCCAGCTGTCTTTCCAGCGAAGGGCTCGAAGTTCTACTGGTGAGAGTGACGTGTCTCCATAGGTTAGTGGACGAAGCATGTTGGACACATGGCATGCAGAGGAATACCAGGCTACAACCAGGGCACTGAAGACATTCTTCTGCAGCTGGGACCTGTGGGCAACAGGGAGAGTGAGGTCAGAGCATCTGGCTTGCCTCCCCACAGCATCCGTGGCCAGCCATGTCCCAGGAACCTGCTGACACACTCGTGGACTTTACCTGTTCATTCCTTAGatctcccctgcttctctgtgcCCCCACCAACCCTTATCTGCCTGGATACATTGCACATGACCCTCATCCTGCTCCTGGATCTGCCACGGCTCTACCCCCAATGCCAGAGGTGTTTCCCATGCCCTCCACATCAAGGCCCTCTGCTCCAACacaaagctttcttttttcttttctgagacagagtttctctgtgtatcagccctggctgtcctggaactcaccaggctgtcctcgaacttacaagagacctgcctgcctctgtctcccgagggctgggattaaatgtgggCGCCACCATGCCACGTTAACCCAAAGCTTTCTCTCTGCCACATCCCACCAAGTCTGGGCAGCGAGCGGCCGCTGTCCTGGAATGCTGGTCCACAGGTGGTTAAGCCTCTCCCCAGTTTCACGGCCCTAAGGTCCACTGTGCCCGCACCTGCACAGGTGGTCACTGATGTGCTGCAGGACGATCGGAAGCAGCAGGATCTGGAAGGTGAGTGCTGGCAGGTAGTGGTAGAGAAAGAGCATCCTCTCCATCAGGAAGAAGGGCAGGTAGTTGAGCGCCCAGCCGCCAGTACACAGGGCTCCAGCTAGCACCCAGTGGGACCAGGCATCTGTGGGAGGGTGTATCTCAGAGcagcactaccactgagctagccATGAGCTCATTCCAGTCACATGCTGTCCTCAGCACCTCACTCCCCCAGCCCCAGGACTAAGTGGACTGATGGACGaccctgctgctgctcctgggtcTGCAAGGCCCAGGCTCAGGGTgaggcccagcccagccctgcgaGGTCCCCTCATGGCCAGTGTAAGGACAGGCTGCTCTCATCTGAGAATTCTGCTCTCAGCTCCTCAGGGAGCTATAAGGAGCTACATTTGTGACCAGCCCAGAACTGTAGCCAAAGCCAGTAGAAAGAAGGGACcatgttttctgggatggaggttaCAGGGCGATGGTGGGCCAGTGCTTGAGTTTTCTTTCCGAATGCATTTCTGTCAGCTGCGTACAACCACTGACCCCTAAGCCTCCTGCTGACTGACTGCTGGGCCTCATCCAGCGTGTCTGGTGCATGCAGGCAACCAAGATAGCCTCTGTCCCCTGTGTGCTCTCTGCTAAAGAAGACTCAAGTGTGGTGTGGATCTTAACTGCCACAGGTTTGTTTTCAGGGCCCCTACCTGCAAAACCAGGGGCTCCAGGGTCTTGGGTCCTAGTAAAGCTGGCTGTCACCTATGCATAATGTGCTCCCGTCCTGTGAGGACACTAACCCTCAGGGAGGTCACAGATGCTCCTCCGCCGGCGGAGCAGGTACCAGAAGAAGAGTAGGGTGTAGGCCACTGTGGCAAGGCTCGCTGAAGTCCAGATCACGATGTTTCCAAGTAAGTGGATCTGAGCCTGAAATCACAGGGAGCTGCTCGCTACCTGCCCCCTCACCCCAAGTGGAGGGCAATGGTCACAAGAGAAACCAAACATACTTCAGCAGTCCAAAGGTACACAGGCACATCTGGAACTCTAGCCTAGACACATCTGGACAAACTTGTTCCcagccacttttcttttttttcgagacagggtttctctgtgtagctttgtgcctttcctggaactcactttgtagaccaggctggcctcaaactcacagagatctgcctgcctctgcctcccgagtggtgggattaaaggtgtgcaccaccactgcccagccccagccACTTTTTAAGACATGCATTAATGTTCTTAAATCCTGTTTGTCAAAACTGAAAATTAGGAGTAATGGAGATTTGGGATATTGGGCGTGAACCCGGAGCTCTGTGTATTCACATTGTCACTGAGATTTACCCACAACCCCAGTTCATCCAAGACTGTTTCCTaggcagcccagcctggcctcaaatatATAATCCCTGTCTTAAATGTGTGccaccgggctggagagatgctcagaggttaacagcactggctgctcttccaaaggtcttgagagttcaattcccagcaaccacatggtagctcacaaccatctgtaatgagatctggtgccctcttctgacctgcaggcagaacattgtataccaaataaatagttcttaaaaagaaaaaaaatgtgtgccaccatgcctggattggGATTCCTCATTCAACAACACAGTTACTCATAGGAAGGTCATACCCGGGAAAGAgaatctgtgtacacacacagctgTGGGGGAGCCCTGGGACTTGCTCCACGTGCCCTCACTTTCTGGTGACTGCCCTCAATTCCACTGAACAAGCGTGCTGGGGAAGTCAGCATTACTCACTCAGtgatctgcccagctctgcctccatgCCTCTCTATGCTGCTTCCAGTCTGCCATGGCAGAGGCGGCATAACATACatcacataacatacacacataacatacatacacagccagcatccatcacacacacaacataacCCAGCCAGCACTGGCCAGCTTAGTGGTCAGGTGCCGTAGGGAAATACTGAAAGCATCTGACAGGAAATGAAGTGGGCTTCCACGAAGGCTAATCATGGATTCCCTCAACAGACCACCTGAGAGGGAGGCCTTGCTCTTTGGCAATGAGTAGTTCAGGCCTTGGACTGCCCAAtggccaaaataaaaaaaaaaaaaaaaaagcgaattCTGAGCCTTCGCTTTGGAGAAAGCCAGGGCACCTCCTCCAGGAACGTGACCGGGGCTCACACATGCTCGCTTACACTGGTCCTGGGATGTAGCCAGTAGGCGATGTTGGTGTCCAGGGTGACCCACTCCAGCGGGGTGGAGCTGTACTTGTGTTCTGAATCCTCGTTCTTCAGCGTCAGCATCTTCCACTACCACAGGAGAAAGCACAGGTTGCAGAGGAGGACCTCGCCTCCAGCTGCCACAATGTCCAGGTGTGTGTGACTCAACTACTGTCCCTTGTGTGTCAACTGCCCAGACTAAGTTCATCTAAGTGCTAGAGAGCCATGGGCTCCGGGCCATGCCCTGACTTCATGGATGACCACACTTGCTCTGCAGACGGTGACAGGAGCCATGCCGTCAACTCTGAGTCTGTCAGACTTATCCAGGGCTCTGCGGGTTGACTGTAACCCAACTGACCTGATGGGAGGCCTTAAGACACCCTGACATTATTACAATGTCACACTGATGCAGAAACCCCTCGTCCCTGACTGTGGGCCTGCAGAAGGGAGAGACACTCATTCTGCTGCAGAGCCTCAAGCTCCAGGCTGGAGGACTTGAACCTCAGGGCTCGGCAGCACACAGTGCCTTCACGGGTAGAAACCAGCTCTGCTGGAGGATGGCGTCCCTCCTGCCACTTGTCACCTGCAGTTCCGAGAATCTGGCCATGAAGCTCAGGTTCCTGCTGATGTCAACCTGAGTGGGGAGATGCAGCTCCAGttccctctccttctgctcctggCCTGAGTGGACGGACACCAGGGAAGGGACTCAGTGGGGCTGAAGCGCTGAGGACAATGGCTGCCCTCAGTGTTTCCAATAACCCACAAGACTCCTCAGCAGACTGCATCATTCCACTTGGTTCCTACCACACCCCAACGCCCTGCCAAGTCAGGACTGTGTACCCCGGGATGCATGACTTGCCATCATCCCCAGCCTCCATCCCCAGGCCCTCAGCACAGACACCTCATGTAATCACGGATCACTGCAAGAGTCAGCCAAACAGAATGGAGGGCTTAGGTCCCTCCAAACCAATAGTGTTGTTTTGGTAGCCCTTGAGTGCCGCGAGATCCACAAGGACAACCAAATTCCATGACCCAGGGCTTTACCAACTCACTTTTGCCATACCGGTGTTCCTCCACATTCCACACCATGCTCTCGTGGTGGCCTCGTGACTTCTCCCCAACCACCTCCAGCTGCCGGAACCCCCAGTCAGGGAGGTGAGCCCCGCTCAGCTAGCAAAACCAAGAAAGGGAATGAGCATGACAGGAAGCTGGCTAACCCCAGCAATGTGTCAGCAGGTCCCTGCCCCAGGCCTTCCCATGATTCTCTGCCGCTGTGTGGACTATGAACACAGGATGACTTTCATCACCTTCAAGACGGCAGACGTGTTCACATGCACAAAGCGTACTTCAGACAGGATAGTCTTCCAGGTATCCCGGCTGGACTCTCTGTTCACAATGTCCTGCAGGAGGAGATCTTGTCAGCCTGGGGGCCGGCAGCGGAGCACCCGCCTAGCATTTGTGAGgaccatccccagcaccacaaaccaGGATAAACCCAAATATATCTAGTCAGTTATTCATCCCTTTCAGATTGCCTTAAATGTCAACCTAAAGACTAGAACCCCGTCGCTTCCCAgccttttcacctttttttttttttttaaccgatCACACAGCTATGAGACCAGTGTGGGTCCCGGCTAGGCTGATGAGTCCTCACATGAAGGAAGCACATGATGCTAGCTAGTCTTCGGCCTGGGTACCTTACTACACAGCATTTGAGGCAGCCACAGGGAAAGGGCACTGTCCTTGGCAGAGGCTGCAGGAAAGGCTCTTCCCACAGACACTCAAAAGCCGTCTAGTCAGTTACAAGGGCACTCAGAACTCCAGCCAAAACAGAATTTCTTAGACTATCTGGCCAGTGTAAGGTGGTTCTAGAGGTCAAGACCCCCAGCCCCCAAGACTGGCTCAGGGAGGGTCCTGGCCCTGGTAGTTCTTTGCCTGTTACAGCCTGATATGTGCCTCATCGATGAGGTTCTCATGATGAGAACCTCAgatctcaggaggctgagtgggGGCAAGACATCCTGGG of Peromyscus maniculatus bairdii isolate BWxNUB_F1_BW_parent chromosome 4, HU_Pman_BW_mat_3.1, whole genome shotgun sequence contains these proteins:
- the Uck1 gene encoding uridine-cytidine kinase 1, with amino-acid sequence MATAGGGGCESAAPEADRPQPRPFLIGVSGGTASGKSTVCEKIMELLGQNEVDRRQRKLVILSQDCFYKVLTAEQKAKALKGQYNFDHPDAFDNDLMHKTLKNIVEGKTVEVPTYDFVTHSRLSETTVVYPADVVLFEGILVFYTQEIRDMFHLRLFVDTDSDVRLSRRVLRDVHRGRDLEQILTQYTTFVKPAFEEFCLPTKKYADVIIPRGVDNMVAINLIVQHIQDILNGDLCKRHRGGPNGRNYKRTFPEPGDHPGVLATGKRSHLESSSRPH
- the Pomt1 gene encoding protein O-mannosyl-transferase 1 isoform X19; this translates as MVAVADADGGFLFLRSWYQIHGNFYILARAQHCGCPCLEPDRRPDPVKYPSVESRDGQSSGPADHPSFPVLAVLLRPPHAALSLWAPRPNHVQRLPSQLGGRARPHHPGPAPGGGLRFPGHSEERLRQTPALLASFPQEHLPHDVRYENGRGSSHQQQVTCYPFKDINNWWIVKDPGRHQLVVNNPPRPVRHGDIIQLVHGMTTRLLNTHDVAAPLSPHSQEVSCYIDYNISMPAQNLWKVDIVNRESSRDTWKTILSEVRFVHVNTSAVLKLSGAHLPDWGFRQLEVVGEKSRGHHESMVWNVEEHRYGKSQEQKERELELHLPTQVDISRNLSFMARFSELQWKMLTLKNEDSEHKYSSTPLEWVTLDTNIAYWLHPRTSAQIHLLGNIVIWTSASLATVAYTLLFFWYLLRRRRSICDLPEDAWSHWVLAGALCTGGWALNYLPFFLMERMLFLYHYLPALTFQILLLPIVLQHISDHLCRSQLQKNVFSALVVAWYSSACHVSNMLRPLTYGDTSLSPVELRALRWKDSWDILIRNY
- the Pomt1 gene encoding protein O-mannosyl-transferase 1 isoform X18, whose protein sequence is MAYQIVLELHFSHCAAMGAALLMLIENALLTQSRLMLLESLLIFFNLLAVLSYLKFFNSQRHSIKYMGIFTYLLVLSIAAVHAWNLIGDQTLSNIRVLSHVMARAVALLIIPVFLYLLFFYVHLMLLYRSGPHDQIMSSAFQASLEGGLARITQGQPLEVAFGSQVTLRSVFGKPLPCWLHSHKNTYPMIYENGRGSSHQQQVTCYPFKDINNWWIVKDPGRHQLVVNNPPRPVRHGDIIQLVHGMTTRLLNTHDVAAPLSPHSQEVSCYIDYNISMPAQNLWKVDIVNRESSRDTWKTILSEVRFVHVNTSAVLKLSGAHLPDWGFRQLEVVGEKSRGHHESMVWNVEEHRYGKSQEQKERELELHLPTQVDISRNLSFMARFSELQWKMLTLKNEDSEHKYSSTPLEWVTLDTNIAYWLHPRTSAQIHLLGNIVIWTSASLATVAYTLLFFWYLLRRRRSICDLPEDAWSHWVLAGALCTGGWALNYLPFFLMERMLFLYHYLPALTFQILLLPIVLQHISDHLCRSQLQKNVFSALVVAWYSSACHVSNMLRPLTYGDTSLSPVELRALRWKDSWDILIRNY
- the Pomt1 gene encoding protein O-mannosyl-transferase 1 isoform X20, translated to MARAVALLIIPVFLYLLFFYVHLMLLYRSGPHDQIMSSAFQASLEGGLARITQGQPLEVAFGSQVTLRSVFGKPLPCWLHSHKNTYPMIYENGRGSSHQQQVTCYPFKDINNWWIVKDPGRHQLVVNNPPRPVRHGDIIQLVHGMTTRLLNTHDVAAPLSPHSQEVSCYIDYNISMPAQNLWKVDIVNRESSRDTWKTILSEVRFVHVNTSAVLKLSGAHLPDWGFRQLEVVGEKSRGHHESMVWNVEEHRYGKSQEQKERELELHLPTQVDISRNLSFMARFSELQWKMLTLKNEDSEHKYSSTPLEWVTLDTNIAYWLHPRTSAQIHLLGNIVIWTSASLATVAYTLLFFWYLLRRRRSICDLPEDAWSHWVLAGALCTGGWALNYLPFFLMERMLFLYHYLPALTFQILLLPIVLQHISDHLCRSQLQKNVFSALVVAWYSSACHVSNMLRPLTYGDTSLSPVELRALRWKDSWDILIRNY